The window AGCGAAGGAGGCCAGGGCAGCGGAGCGGGCACGAGGGCGGGAGGGGCCGGCACCGGCGCCGACGGCCGGGGCGGCCCCTGCACCGGAGAGTGCGCCTCGGCGGCGGCGGGCGGACGCGGGTGCGCCGCGCCGGTGGCGTGGTCCATCGCCCGATTGTCGGAGCGCCGCCCCCTCCGGCGGCAGCCCCTGACGCCCGCTCACCCCGGCTCCGGCGCCCAAACCCATCCCACCGGTGAACCCACCACCCCCGTACCGCAAACGAACGACCGATGACGGTCCATCTGTTCGCCGGTCGCCGCTCACCCGCCGACGCACCCTCGTGCGGCGTGTAAGCGTCGTGGCATACTCCGGGGCATGACGACTTCCACCCCTGCGACCAGGGCCCTGCGGGCCGCGGTGTTCACCGCGCTCGCCGTGCCGCTGTCCGCGCTGGGCCAGGTCGTCATCACCGGTCGTCCGCTGCCGCTCGCCCTGGTCGCCGCCGTGACCGTCATCGTCTTCCTGGTCGCGACCGCGCTGGCCGGCCGGGAGCGGCGGCTGCTGCACATCTCCGCCGTGCTGGTCCCGGTCGAGCTGCTGCTCAACACCACCTTCAACCTGGGCCAGGCCGGCTGCGGCCCGGTCCTGGGCGCCGGACACGCCCCCGCCCGCGGGATGAACCTGCTGGTCTGCGGCGGCGGTTCGGTGGACGGCTCGCTGTTCTCGGGGCCCCTGGGGCACACCGGGCCGGTCGCGCCCGCCGCCACCCAGCTGCTGGTCCTGCTGGCCCATCTGCTGGTCGCGCTGGCCGCCGCCGTCTGGCTGCGGCTGGGCGACGCCGCCCTGTCCGGTCTGGCCCGGGCGCTGCGCGCCCTGCGCCACGCGGTCGCGGCCCCGCTGCGGGCGCTGCTCCTGCTGCTGGCGCCGGTACCGCTGCGGCCGGTGCGGCGGGTGCCGCTGCCGGTCTCGGACCGCCCCCGGCCGCTCCGCGAGGCCGTGGTGCTCAGCCCGGCGCCGCGACGCGGTCCGCCGGCCTTCGCGCCTGCCTGCTGACACCCCCGTCCGGCTTCACGCCGGTCCGTAGGGCTCCCGGCCCGCGGACCCCGCCGGCCGGGCCGGCCCCGGGCCACCGCCCGGCACTCGCAGGCAGCGCGCCGACTCCCGAGTCCACCGACCCGGCCCCCTCGTGCCCGCGGCCTTCCGTGCCGCGCCGAGGCGGCCACCCAGGAAGCGCATGTCGCGCGCCGTGTCCAGGAGTTGACCCATCATGGCCCAGCCCACCGAACAGCCCGCCCGTAAGCAGTCCCAGCGCGTCAGCGCCCGCGAGCGGATCCAGGAGGCGCAGCTGCGCGAGCGCGCCGCCGCCAAGCGCCGGCAGCGGATCGTCGTCGGCGTCTCGATCGTCGCCGTCCTCGCCCTGGCCGGCGGTACCGCGCTGGCGATCAACGCGGCGGGCGGCGACGACCCGTCCAGCGCGTCCGCCGCCGCCGACCCGACCGCGCTGGTCGTCCCGGCCAACACCACCGGCCCCGACGGCACCGTGATCGTGTACGGCAAGCCGGACGCCGCCCACACCCTCCAGGTGTTCGAGGACTTCCGCTGCCCGGTCTGCAAGAGCTTCGAGGCGACCAACGGCGACACCGTCAGGAAGCTGGCGGACGACGGCACCGTCAGGGTGGAGTACCACCTGGCGGCGTTCCTCGACAAGAACCTCGGCGGCAAGGGCTCGCGCACCGCGCTCGCAGCCGTCGGCGCGGCGCTCAACGAGGGCGTCGACAAGTTCAAGCAGTTCCACGACGTGCTGTACGCCAACCAGCCCGACGAGCGCGAGGACGGCTTCGGCGACGTCAACCACCTGCTGGACCTGGCCGGCCAGGTGCCCGGTCTGAAGACGGACGCCTTCGTCAAGGCGGTGACCGACCGCACCTACGCCCCGTGGGCGAAGAAGGTCGCGGACGCCTTCAACGACAGCGGGGTGACGGGCACGCCGACGGTCAAGCTGGACGGCAAGCCGATCACCCTGTTCAGCGGGAACCGCGCCACCACGCCGGAGCAGTTCACCGCCCAGGTGAAGCAGGCCGCGGGCTTGCAGTGAGCACCACCGGCCCGGCCGACCACCCGGCCGGGCCGGCCCTTCACACCCACCGGAGTGCTCCGCGATGACCGCCCCGACTGCCGTGAACCCGCCCCGCTCCCGCTCCGCCGCCTCCCCGCCGCACGGCACGCCGATCGGCGCCGGCCGGGCGTTCGCCCTGTTCGTGTTCCTCGGCGGACTCCTCGGCCTCGCCGCCTCGGCCGTCCTCACCTTCGACAAGCTCCGCCTCCTGGAGAACCCGTCCTACGTCCCCAGTTGCAACATCAACCCGGTGATCAGCTGCGGGTCGGTGATGCGCACCGAGCAGGCGGAGGTCTTCGGCTTCCCGAACCCGCTGCTCGGCCTGGCCGCCTTCGGTGCCGTCGCCGCGGTCGGCGCCGGGCTGCTGGCCGGCGCCGCCTACCGGCGCTGGTTCTGGCTGGCCCTGCAGGCCGGCACCCTGGCCGGCGTGGTCTTCGTGCACTGGCTGATCGACCAGGCGCTG of the Kitasatospora sp. NBC_01246 genome contains:
- a CDS encoding DsbA family protein; translated protein: MAQPTEQPARKQSQRVSARERIQEAQLRERAAAKRRQRIVVGVSIVAVLALAGGTALAINAAGGDDPSSASAAADPTALVVPANTTGPDGTVIVYGKPDAAHTLQVFEDFRCPVCKSFEATNGDTVRKLADDGTVRVEYHLAAFLDKNLGGKGSRTALAAVGAALNEGVDKFKQFHDVLYANQPDEREDGFGDVNHLLDLAGQVPGLKTDAFVKAVTDRTYAPWAKKVADAFNDSGVTGTPTVKLDGKPITLFSGNRATTPEQFTAQVKQAAGLQ
- a CDS encoding vitamin K epoxide reductase family protein, encoding MTAPTAVNPPRSRSAASPPHGTPIGAGRAFALFVFLGGLLGLAASAVLTFDKLRLLENPSYVPSCNINPVISCGSVMRTEQAEVFGFPNPLLGLAAFGAVAAVGAGLLAGAAYRRWFWLALQAGTLAGVVFVHWLIDQALYDIGALCPYCVVVWATVVPLCWYTTLHNLRSGVIPVGPRLRPVVREAARYHWALPVLWAAVIALLVLNRFWSYWSTLL